From Deinococcus sp. HSC-46F16, the proteins below share one genomic window:
- a CDS encoding SDR family oxidoreductase codes for MALFRLDGKRALVTGGSKGIGRAAAQALAELGAEVTLAARGEAALREAAAEIPGSRWVVADVSTPEGVRAAVEAAGEVDILVSNAGGPPPSLPSEVTEEGWQRGFETTFLSTVRLADAALPGMRERGWGRIIAVTSLTVGRPSLTLPVSNAMRAAVTNHLRTLALEVGRDGVTCNTVAPGYTATDRLKALHADPAAAEALAGRIPARRFGGPHEVGAAVAFLATGEAGYITGQEILVDGGWSI; via the coding sequence ATGGCACTCTTTCGGCTGGACGGCAAACGCGCCCTCGTCACGGGCGGCAGCAAGGGCATCGGGCGGGCGGCGGCGCAGGCCCTCGCGGAGTTGGGGGCCGAAGTGACCCTCGCGGCGCGGGGCGAGGCCGCGCTGCGGGAGGCCGCCGCCGAGATTCCCGGCTCGCGCTGGGTGGTCGCGGACGTCAGTACCCCGGAGGGCGTCCGCGCGGCGGTGGAGGCGGCGGGCGAGGTGGACATCCTCGTGAGCAACGCGGGTGGGCCGCCCCCCAGCCTGCCCAGCGAGGTGACGGAAGAGGGCTGGCAGCGCGGCTTCGAGACCACCTTCCTGTCCACCGTGCGCCTCGCGGACGCCGCGTTGCCGGGAATGCGCGAGCGGGGCTGGGGCCGCATCATCGCGGTGACCAGCCTGACGGTGGGGCGACCCTCGCTGACGCTTCCCGTGAGCAACGCGATGCGGGCCGCCGTGACCAACCACCTGCGGACCCTCGCGCTGGAAGTCGGCCGCGACGGGGTGACCTGCAACACCGTCGCGCCGGGCTACACCGCCACCGACCGCCTCAAGGCCCTGCACGCCGACCCCGCCGCCGCCGAGGCACTCGCGGGGCGCATCCCCGCCCGCCGCTTCGGGGGGCCGCACGAGGTGGGCGCGGCGGTCGCCTTTCTCGCCACGGGGGAAGCCGGGTACATCACCGGGCAGGAGATTCTGGTGGACGGCGGCTGGAGCATCTGA
- a CDS encoding valine--tRNA ligase — translation MTDLPTLHDTNDTALAKAFDPAAIEPGWAARWRSEPFRADASSARPPFTIVIPPPNVTGNLHLGHALDNTLIDTLIRYKRMAGFEALYLPGTDHAGISTQVVVERQLKELGQTRFDLGREAFLERVWDWKAQSGGMILEQLTRLGVSADWTRERFTMDEGLSKAVRAQFVRLYHQGLAYRGERIVNWDPASQTTLSELEIDREVRKGKMSTLSYKLEDPSTPASNGEPGEIRIATVRPETIFADQAIAVHPEDERFAHLIGQRARIPLTDRFIPIIADEAVEREFGVGALKITPAHDPTDFEIGERHGLARPSVIDLHGHLTSDLVPEPFRGMERFAARKAVVAALTESGDLMEEKDHDTAIGLSERTKVPVEPIVSTQWFVNMKPMAARVLEGLDAGEIRLTPERYGKVNRDWLENIRDWNISRQLWWGHQIPAWYDEEGNVYVPDPENPELDCDQDPRYAHLNLRRDPDVFDTWFSSNLWPFSTMGWPDTDCEDYRKFYPTQVLVTGYDILFFWVARMQMAGYAMTGQAPFETVMLHGLYLDAKGQKMSKSKGNGIDPLELFGEYGVDACRFAFTSLSTGGQDIRHDPRRFEQGRNFANKLWNAARFARLRLSEAAPALTGEDELTRYVRSAVEQPDAHGSDPMRSRDVLAALRHRLDLTLADRWIISRLNAVTAEATVQLDEYDIGAAIRTLYAFTWDEFCDWYIEAAKPALAAGHLGTLATLKAVLEHILKLLHPFIPFITSELYAHLGHRRQIALHSWPQPDAALHDAEATHAFDALRAAVSAARSLKNELGLSPQDRLGVSVEGDLAPTVLENARIVEGIARVTLVPGLEGRTLSAVEQGVTVRAPLEGTVDIADWLGKQQKRLAELDKQIKQAQGKLNNAGFVARAPQEVVEEERRRVQDFGAQKERLEAVLAQFA, via the coding sequence ATGACCGACCTCCCCACCCTCCACGACACGAACGACACTGCCCTTGCCAAGGCCTTCGACCCTGCCGCCATCGAACCCGGCTGGGCGGCCCGCTGGCGCAGCGAGCCCTTCCGCGCCGACGCGAGCAGCGCCCGCCCGCCCTTTACCATCGTGATTCCGCCGCCCAACGTGACCGGGAACCTGCACTTGGGGCACGCCCTGGACAACACGCTGATCGACACCCTGATCCGCTACAAGCGCATGGCGGGCTTCGAGGCGCTGTACCTCCCCGGTACCGACCACGCGGGCATCTCCACGCAGGTGGTGGTGGAGCGGCAACTGAAGGAACTGGGACAGACCCGCTTCGACCTGGGGCGCGAGGCCTTTCTGGAACGCGTCTGGGACTGGAAGGCGCAGTCGGGCGGCATGATCTTGGAGCAGCTCACCCGCCTGGGCGTGAGCGCCGACTGGACCCGCGAGCGCTTCACGATGGACGAGGGGCTGTCCAAGGCCGTGCGGGCGCAGTTCGTGCGGCTCTACCACCAGGGCCTCGCCTACCGGGGCGAGCGCATCGTGAACTGGGACCCGGCCTCGCAGACCACCCTCTCCGAGCTGGAAATCGACCGCGAGGTGAGGAAGGGCAAGATGTCCACCCTCTCCTACAAGCTGGAGGACCCCAGCACCCCCGCCAGCAACGGCGAGCCCGGCGAGATTCGCATCGCCACCGTGCGCCCGGAGACGATCTTCGCGGACCAGGCGATCGCCGTGCATCCGGAAGACGAGCGCTTCGCCCACCTGATCGGCCAGCGGGCGCGGATTCCGCTCACCGACCGCTTTATCCCGATCATCGCGGACGAGGCCGTGGAGCGTGAGTTCGGGGTGGGGGCGCTGAAAATCACGCCTGCGCACGACCCCACCGACTTCGAGATCGGGGAACGGCATGGACTAGCGCGGCCCAGCGTGATCGACCTGCACGGCCACCTGACCTCCGACCTCGTGCCGGAACCGTTCCGGGGGATGGAACGCTTCGCCGCCCGCAAAGCGGTGGTGGCCGCGCTGACCGAATCCGGCGACCTGATGGAGGAAAAGGACCACGACACCGCCATCGGCCTGTCCGAGCGGACGAAGGTGCCCGTGGAGCCCATCGTGTCCACCCAGTGGTTCGTGAACATGAAGCCGATGGCCGCGCGGGTGCTGGAGGGGCTGGACGCGGGCGAAATCCGGCTGACGCCCGAGCGCTACGGCAAGGTCAACCGCGACTGGCTGGAGAACATCCGCGACTGGAACATCTCTCGCCAGCTCTGGTGGGGCCACCAGATTCCTGCGTGGTACGACGAGGAAGGCAACGTCTACGTGCCGGACCCGGAGAACCCCGAGCTGGATTGCGACCAGGACCCGCGTTACGCCCACCTCAACCTGCGCCGCGACCCCGACGTGTTCGACACGTGGTTTTCGTCGAACCTGTGGCCCTTCTCCACGATGGGCTGGCCCGACACCGACTGCGAGGACTACCGCAAGTTCTACCCGACGCAGGTGCTCGTGACCGGCTACGACATCCTCTTTTTCTGGGTGGCGCGGATGCAGATGGCCGGGTACGCGATGACCGGGCAGGCGCCCTTCGAGACGGTGATGCTGCACGGCCTCTACCTCGACGCCAAGGGCCAGAAGATGTCCAAGAGCAAGGGCAACGGCATCGATCCCCTCGAGCTGTTCGGCGAGTACGGGGTGGACGCCTGCCGCTTCGCCTTTACCAGCCTCAGCACGGGCGGGCAGGACATCCGGCACGACCCCCGGCGGTTCGAGCAGGGGCGCAACTTCGCCAACAAGCTGTGGAACGCGGCCCGCTTCGCCCGGCTGCGACTCTCGGAGGCGGCTCCGGCCCTCACCGGCGAGGACGAGCTGACCCGCTACGTGCGCAGCGCGGTGGAGCAGCCCGACGCGCACGGCAGCGACCCCATGCGGAGCCGGGACGTGCTGGCCGCCCTGCGCCACCGGCTCGACCTGACTCTGGCCGACCGCTGGATCATCAGCCGCCTGAACGCGGTGACGGCGGAGGCGACGGTCCAGCTCGACGAGTACGACATCGGCGCGGCTATTCGGACCCTCTACGCCTTTACCTGGGACGAGTTCTGCGACTGGTACATCGAGGCGGCCAAGCCCGCGCTGGCGGCGGGGCACCTGGGCACGCTGGCGACCCTCAAGGCCGTGCTGGAGCACATCCTGAAGCTGCTGCACCCCTTCATCCCCTTCATCACCTCCGAGCTGTACGCGCACCTGGGGCACCGCCGCCAGATCGCGCTGCACTCGTGGCCGCAGCCCGACGCCGCGCTGCACGATGCGGAGGCCACCCACGCCTTCGACGCGCTGCGGGCCGCCGTGAGTGCCGCCCGTTCCCTCAAGAACGAGCTGGGCCTCTCGCCGCAGGACCGTCTGGGCGTGTCGGTGGAGGGCGACCTCGCCCCGACCGTGCTGGAGAACGCCCGCATCGTGGAGGGCATCGCCCGCGTGACGCTGGTGCCGGGGTTGGAGGGCCGCACGCTGAGCGCCGTGGAACAGGGCGTGACCGTCCGCGCTCCGCTGGAGGGCACGGTGGACATCGCCGACTGGCTGGGCAAGCAGCAGAAGCGCTTGGCCGAGCTGGACAAGCAGATCAAGCAGGCGCAGGGCAAGCTGAACAACGCCGGATTCGTGGCCCGCGCCCCGCAGGAGGTCGTGGAGGAGGAGCGGCGCCGGGTGCAGGATTTTGGCGCTCAGAAGGAACGGCTGGAGGCGGTGCTGGCGCAGTTCGCGTAA
- a CDS encoding NUDIX domain-containing protein yields the protein MLTLYHLDEARAHARARHLREKAVCQITRQTQGSAELLVFDHVPDNGSGVQVVAGGVDPGETPDEAALREAQEETGRTGFRLEGYLGSTEWIDDLHAKRELRHFYHLTAPPGLPDTWDHAADGHLFRFRWEGLSNARIDWHMDAFLPTPTPEETSA from the coding sequence ATGCTCACCCTTTATCACCTTGACGAAGCCCGCGCCCACGCCAGAGCCCGCCACCTGCGGGAGAAGGCGGTGTGCCAGATCACCCGGCAGACCCAGGGGAGCGCCGAGCTGCTGGTCTTCGACCACGTGCCCGACAACGGATCCGGCGTGCAGGTCGTGGCGGGCGGCGTGGACCCCGGCGAGACGCCCGACGAGGCTGCGCTGCGGGAAGCGCAGGAGGAGACCGGACGCACAGGCTTTCGCCTGGAGGGATACCTCGGCAGCACCGAGTGGATTGACGACCTCCACGCGAAGCGAGAGTTGCGCCACTTCTACCACCTGACCGCCCCGCCGGGCCTGCCCGACACCTGGGACCACGCCGCCGACGGCCATTTGTTCCGCTTCCGCTGGGAGGGGCTCTCCAACGCCCGTATTGACTGGCACATGGACGCTTTCCTCCCCACTCCCACCCCCGAGGAGACCTCCGCATGA
- a CDS encoding TlpA family protein disulfide reductase: MLPSPLPWPAPEDFVHGEPLPPPTAWERPGLVMVFNLECAGCVSRGIPFLKRLHAEHGDRVHLLALHTSRGHRLLPREDVEPTLVKFARDFARLPFPVALDVSGDLARAWETEGTPHWLAFAPGGELLRSVYGSQENAQTRLAYLLEEQAGGG, encoded by the coding sequence ATGCTGCCCTCCCCCCTGCCCTGGCCAGCGCCCGAGGACTTCGTGCACGGCGAGCCACTGCCGCCGCCAACCGCGTGGGAGCGCCCCGGCTTGGTGATGGTCTTCAATCTAGAGTGCGCCGGGTGCGTGTCGCGCGGGATTCCCTTTCTCAAGCGGCTGCACGCGGAGCATGGCGACCGCGTTCACCTGCTGGCCCTGCACACCAGCCGGGGCCACCGCCTCCTGCCCAGGGAAGACGTGGAGCCCACGCTGGTGAAGTTCGCCCGCGACTTCGCCCGTCTCCCCTTCCCCGTCGCGCTCGACGTGTCCGGCGACCTCGCCCGCGCGTGGGAGACGGAGGGCACCCCGCACTGGCTGGCCTTTGCCCCCGGCGGCGAGCTGCTGCGCAGCGTATACGGCAGCCAGGAGAACGCGCAGACCCGCCTCGCGTACCTGCTGGAGGAGCAGGCGGGAGGCGGCTGA
- a CDS encoding Nif3-like dinuclear metal center hexameric protein: MTPPTLTDLARWLGAELDEPEPLRRDGPAEVRRLALALEPTDLPPTLEADALFLHRSRRVGNGWPGLGVLAAHDGFDTHLTTGPNHRLARVLGWTEVEEVVWEGRVVGISATPPQRGWASFRAALHAELGGEDTSWSPEPPSGALRLALMNAMNPALIGHVAGLGVRVYLTGQLRPSAVGAAREQGLGVVALGHRRTELWALRRLARELEGTFPGLETRVYGA; the protein is encoded by the coding sequence ATGACCCCACCCACCCTCACCGACCTCGCCCGCTGGCTTGGGGCCGAACTGGACGAGCCGGAGCCGCTGCGCCGGGACGGTCCCGCCGAGGTACGGCGGCTGGCCCTCGCGCTGGAGCCCACCGACCTCCCGCCCACCTTGGAGGCCGACGCCCTCTTCCTGCACCGCTCGCGCCGGGTGGGGAACGGCTGGCCGGGGCTGGGCGTGCTGGCCGCCCACGACGGCTTCGACACCCACTTGACCACCGGGCCGAATCACCGGCTGGCGCGGGTGCTGGGCTGGACAGAGGTGGAGGAGGTCGTGTGGGAAGGACGTGTCGTCGGGATCAGCGCGACGCCGCCCCAACGTGGGTGGGCCAGCTTCCGCGCGGCGCTACACGCCGAACTGGGCGGGGAAGATACGTCGTGGTCGCCTGAACCGCCCTCCGGTGCGTTGCGGCTCGCGCTGATGAATGCGATGAATCCGGCCTTGATCGGACATGTCGCGGGGCTGGGGGTGCGGGTCTACTTGACGGGGCAGCTTCGGCCCTCGGCGGTCGGGGCCGCGCGGGAGCAGGGGCTGGGGGTGGTGGCGCTGGGGCACCGCCGTACCGAGCTGTGGGCGCTGCGGCGGCTGGCACGGGAGTTAGAGGGAACGTTTCCGGGGCTGGAGACGCGGGTGTACGGGGCCTGA
- a CDS encoding PASTA domain-containing protein: MTVQGGVIDGKYEVVRELSREGHVTLSEVRAGEGVTRHLAWFDVASPAARQGFHAYRAALRAVNPAGLTDVVARPGAYYAVWQPVSGTPLSEVAAQPTKQEEVVQGVQALAAALAAHGHALPDADVVVDGREVRVAYLRPAPEGRTPEEVQRLNVAALAALGGGRIKRKRQPGAWLTFVPGLLFLGGAVYLGAQAAQVYLNPPVREVASVTGQPGQQAARTLTDAGFRVEYTLGDASGVDVGAVIRQDPAAGTNLPVGRLVTLTVNNPPSVPVPRLEELSLTQARAALRDGALVPGKIIRADGTLTKTPEGRVIAQVPEAGATIERGQPVSLIVSTGVRGKETYLPNLTGLEYEDAREHVRLAGLVVTRVIQQPSDAAENTILDQTPAPYVRVPVNGPVTLTVATARYSPPAEPAGSLPLPPPPVVPEPEEEEPQDPSGEGTAPAEPPTETAPTPEDPAETPTPVTPPESVPEETAPTEPEAAEPEAVPDATRTVNFRYEFPADLPAGTYTISVRDADGERQVDGPYSGADLAGAVAESDPADPLTVRGNAVIVIRRDGEEYATVTP; the protein is encoded by the coding sequence ATGACGGTCCAGGGCGGGGTCATCGACGGAAAGTACGAGGTCGTGCGGGAACTCTCGCGCGAGGGGCACGTCACCCTCAGCGAGGTTCGCGCGGGCGAGGGCGTCACCCGGCACCTCGCGTGGTTCGACGTGGCCTCGCCCGCCGCCCGGCAGGGCTTTCACGCCTACCGCGCCGCCCTGCGGGCCGTGAACCCGGCGGGCCTGACCGATGTGGTCGCCCGCCCCGGCGCCTACTACGCGGTGTGGCAACCCGTCTCCGGCACGCCCCTCTCGGAGGTCGCCGCGCAGCCCACCAAGCAGGAGGAGGTCGTGCAGGGGGTGCAGGCCCTCGCGGCGGCGCTGGCGGCCCACGGCCATGCCCTGCCCGACGCCGACGTGGTCGTGGACGGCCGGGAGGTGCGGGTGGCCTACCTGCGCCCGGCCCCCGAGGGACGCACCCCGGAAGAAGTGCAGCGCCTGAACGTGGCGGCGCTCGCGGCCCTGGGCGGCGGCCGCATCAAGCGCAAGCGGCAGCCGGGCGCGTGGCTCACCTTCGTGCCGGGGCTGCTGTTCCTGGGGGGCGCCGTCTACCTGGGCGCCCAGGCCGCGCAGGTCTACCTCAACCCGCCCGTGCGCGAGGTGGCCTCGGTGACCGGGCAGCCGGGGCAGCAGGCGGCCCGCACCCTGACCGACGCGGGCTTCCGGGTGGAGTACACCCTGGGGGACGCCTCGGGGGTGGACGTGGGCGCCGTGATCCGGCAGGACCCGGCGGCGGGAACCAACCTCCCGGTGGGCCGCCTCGTCACCCTGACGGTGAACAATCCGCCCTCGGTGCCCGTGCCCCGGCTGGAAGAACTCAGTCTGACCCAGGCCCGCGCCGCCCTGCGCGACGGGGCGCTGGTGCCCGGCAAGATCATCCGCGCGGACGGCACCCTCACCAAGACCCCGGAAGGCCGCGTGATCGCGCAGGTGCCGGAGGCAGGCGCGACCATCGAGCGCGGCCAGCCTGTTTCGCTGATCGTCTCGACCGGAGTGCGCGGCAAGGAAACCTACCTGCCCAACCTGACCGGCCTGGAGTACGAGGATGCCCGCGAGCACGTGCGGCTGGCTGGGCTGGTGGTCACGCGGGTCATTCAGCAGCCCAGCGACGCCGCCGAGAACACCATCCTCGACCAGACGCCCGCCCCCTACGTGCGGGTGCCGGTGAATGGCCCGGTCACCCTGACGGTCGCCACTGCCCGCTACAGCCCCCCCGCCGAGCCCGCGGGCAGCCTGCCCCTGCCGCCGCCCCCGGTGGTTCCCGAGCCGGAGGAGGAGGAGCCGCAAGACCCGTCCGGCGAGGGCACGGCCCCTGCCGAGCCGCCGACCGAGACAGCCCCCACCCCGGAGGACCCCGCCGAGACGCCCACCCCGGTCACGCCCCCCGAGAGCGTGCCCGAGGAGACGGCCCCCACCGAGCCCGAGGCCGCCGAGCCGGAAGCGGTGCCCGACGCCACCCGCACGGTCAACTTCCGTTATGAGTTCCCCGCCGACCTGCCCGCCGGGACCTACACCATCTCGGTGCGTGACGCCGACGGCGAGCGCCAGGTGGACGGCCCCTACAGCGGCGCCGACCTCGCGGGCGCGGTGGCCGAGAGCGACCCCGCCGACCCCCTCACCGTGCGGGGCAACGCGGTCATCGTGATTCGCCGCGACGGCGAGGAATACGCGACGGTCACGCCGTAA
- a CDS encoding nucleotidyltransferase family protein, which produces MNSAEFLATIRLNRANAAILDRLPELEAPQAHLVAGALFQTVWNVRGGQAPEAGIRDYDLFYWDADPSYEAEDAVIRRAAALFGDLGVRVEVRNQARVHLWFPGKHGLTRPPIRSTREGIDQFLVECTCVGVDASGELYAPYGLADLAAGLLRPNPRNHTPGLYAAKVADYRARWPWLREG; this is translated from the coding sequence ATGAACAGCGCTGAGTTCCTGGCGACCATCCGCCTGAACCGGGCGAACGCGGCGATTCTGGACCGCCTGCCGGAATTGGAGGCACCCCAGGCGCACCTCGTCGCGGGGGCGCTCTTCCAGACCGTCTGGAACGTGCGCGGCGGGCAGGCGCCGGAAGCGGGCATCCGCGACTACGACCTCTTCTACTGGGACGCCGACCCCAGCTACGAGGCCGAGGACGCCGTCATTCGCCGCGCTGCCGCCCTTTTCGGGGACCTCGGCGTGCGGGTGGAGGTCCGCAACCAGGCCCGCGTCCACCTGTGGTTTCCGGGGAAGCACGGCCTGACCCGCCCCCCCATCCGCAGCACCCGCGAGGGCATCGACCAGTTTCTGGTGGAATGCACCTGCGTCGGCGTGGACGCCTCGGGCGAGTTGTACGCGCCCTACGGCCTGGCCGACCTCGCCGCCGGACTCCTGCGGCCCAACCCCCGCAACCACACGCCGGGCCTGTACGCGGCGAAGGTGGCCGACTACCGGGCGCGGTGGCCCTGGCTGCGGGAGGGGTGA
- a CDS encoding AzlD domain-containing protein, whose translation MSPLVVIGLMWLVTYPARLLGLSLGGLRLPPFWLAFLRFVPVSVFAALIVPDVLGSPEWPRRLPAALVGALLLWRTRHLALGVLGGFAAYWLLRVAGL comes from the coding sequence GTGAGTCCCCTGGTCGTCATAGGGCTGATGTGGCTGGTTACCTACCCGGCGCGGCTGCTGGGCCTCTCGCTGGGGGGCTTGCGGCTGCCGCCCTTCTGGCTGGCCTTTCTGCGCTTCGTGCCCGTGAGCGTGTTCGCCGCGCTGATCGTGCCCGACGTGCTGGGCAGCCCGGAATGGCCCCGGCGCCTGCCCGCCGCCCTGGTGGGGGCGCTGCTGCTGTGGCGCACGCGCCACCTCGCGCTGGGCGTTCTGGGGGGCTTCGCGGCGTACTGGCTGCTCCGGGTGGCGGGCCTGTAG
- a CDS encoding ADP-ribosylglycohydrolase family protein: MPERALPTLLSLAAADALGAATEFKTPEAIRARYGDTFTGYQPGSVFGFAPGEATDDSQMAAATLLGYARGGGLAGVLAALREWLGAAPPDVGGLTRAALRSGGLGCGGLEGGARAWTESGHQSAGNGGLMRIAAVWLAGFRGEVLDREAAAVTALTHMDPRCVHASVFLTAWLEGLGAGGGDREAAEAALDRMDRLDARAALLDAGLLGLDTRPAHDAFRAGDRSARSQVRARVRSGLSGHVTSQSGYVLDTLEAAVAHARADSWLACVEPAVLRGDDSDTVACVVGAVAGARGLEVPPHLLPRLRLGHSWPGWERGWSCAEHFPALLEAARAQLRS, from the coding sequence ATGCCCGAGCGTGCGCTGCCCACCCTCCTCTCCCTTGCCGCCGCCGACGCACTGGGGGCCGCCACCGAGTTCAAGACCCCGGAGGCCATCCGCGCCCGCTACGGCGACACCTTCACGGGCTACCAGCCCGGAAGCGTGTTCGGCTTCGCACCCGGCGAGGCCACCGACGACAGCCAGATGGCAGCGGCCACCCTGCTGGGCTACGCGCGGGGCGGCGGGCTGGCGGGGGTCCTCGCGGCCCTGCGCGAGTGGCTGGGCGCCGCTCCCCCCGACGTGGGCGGGCTGACACGGGCGGCCCTGCGTTCGGGTGGGCTGGGCTGTGGGGGCCTGGAGGGTGGGGCGCGGGCCTGGACCGAAAGCGGGCACCAGAGCGCCGGAAACGGCGGCCTGATGCGGATCGCCGCCGTGTGGCTGGCGGGCTTCCGGGGCGAGGTCCTGGACCGGGAGGCGGCGGCGGTCACGGCCCTGACCCACATGGACCCCCGCTGCGTCCACGCCTCGGTCTTCCTCACGGCGTGGCTGGAGGGGCTGGGCGCGGGGGGAGGGGACCGGGAGGCGGCGGAGGCGGCGCTCGACCGGATGGACCGCCTCGACGCCCGCGCCGCCCTGCTGGACGCCGGGCTCCTCGGCTTGGACACCCGCCCCGCCCACGACGCCTTCCGGGCGGGCGACCGCTCGGCCCGCTCGCAGGTTCGCGCCCGCGTGCGCTCGGGCCTCTCGGGGCACGTCACCTCCCAGAGCGGGTACGTGCTGGACACGCTGGAGGCCGCCGTCGCGCACGCCCGCGCCGACTCGTGGCTGGCCTGCGTCGAACCCGCCGTCCTGCGCGGCGACGACAGCGACACGGTGGCCTGCGTGGTGGGGGCGGTCGCCGGGGCGCGGGGCCTGGAGGTGCCGCCCCACCTGCTGCCCAGGCTGCGCCTGGGCCACTCCTGGCCGGGCTGGGAGCGGGGCTGGAGCTGCGCAGAGCACTTCCCGGCGCTGCTGGAGGCTGCCCGTGCCCAGCTCCGGTCATGA
- a CDS encoding cysteine desulfurase family protein has product MIYLDYAATHPMTPEALAAYAEAAALPGNPSSVHAAGQAARERLEEGRARVAAALGVDPRTLIANGGGTEGDNHVLLGVAQAWRERHGRPGHLVTTPTEHSAVLAPARALAAQGWVVTFLTPDAGGHYAPAQLAEVLREDTALVSIHHANNEIGTVQDTAALAAVAQERGVPYHTDAVQAPGVLPLDLTGWGVSFATFSAHKWGGPRGVGFLYVRRGTELPPVTLGGGQEGGLRPGTGNTAGVYASGVALTSAEAAREETFAHLARMRDRFLAGVSAIPGLRLNHPADGSPKVASLTVPGADGEALLMNLDLMGVCASAGSACSAGTMQPSHVLTALGLSEADARASVRFSFGAATTETEVDTAAAALVQAAEFSRF; this is encoded by the coding sequence ATGATCTACCTCGACTACGCCGCCACCCACCCCATGACCCCGGAGGCGCTCGCCGCCTACGCCGAGGCCGCCGCGCTGCCCGGCAATCCGTCCTCCGTCCATGCGGCGGGGCAGGCTGCCCGCGAGCGGTTGGAGGAGGGCCGCGCCCGAGTCGCCGCCGCGCTGGGGGTGGACCCCCGCACCTTGATCGCCAACGGCGGCGGCACCGAGGGGGACAACCACGTGCTCCTGGGGGTGGCGCAGGCGTGGCGCGAGCGGCACGGTCGCCCCGGCCACCTCGTGACCACCCCCACTGAGCACTCGGCGGTGCTGGCCCCGGCCCGCGCCCTGGCGGCGCAGGGGTGGGTCGTCACCTTCCTGACGCCGGACGCAGGGGGGCACTACGCCCCGGCACAACTGGCGGAGGTGCTGCGGGAGGACACCGCGCTCGTCTCCATCCATCACGCGAACAACGAGATCGGGACCGTGCAGGACACGGCAGCGCTCGCGGCGGTGGCGCAGGAACGGGGCGTCCCCTACCACACCGACGCCGTGCAGGCCCCCGGCGTGCTGCCCCTCGACCTGACGGGCTGGGGCGTCAGTTTTGCCACCTTCAGCGCCCACAAGTGGGGGGGGCCGCGCGGGGTGGGCTTCCTGTACGTGCGGCGCGGGACCGAGCTGCCCCCGGTGACCCTGGGCGGCGGGCAGGAGGGCGGCCTGCGCCCCGGCACCGGGAACACGGCGGGGGTGTACGCATCGGGCGTGGCACTGACCTCGGCGGAAGCCGCACGCGAGGAGACGTTTGCCCACCTCGCCCGGATGCGCGACCGCTTCCTGGCGGGCGTCTCGGCCATCCCCGGCCTGCGCCTCAACCACCCGGCGGACGGCAGCCCCAAGGTCGCCTCGCTGACGGTCCCCGGTGCGGACGGCGAGGCCCTGCTGATGAACCTGGACCTGATGGGCGTATGCGCGAGCGCAGGCAGCGCGTGCTCGGCGGGGACAATGCAGCCCAGCCACGTCCTGACGGCCCTGGGACTCAGCGAAGCCGACGCCCGCGCCTCGGTGCGCTTTAGCTTCGGCGCGGCGACCACTGAGACCGAGGTGGATACGGCGGCAGCGGCGCTGGTCCAGGCGGCCGAATTCAGCCGATTCTAA
- a CDS encoding AzlC family ABC transporter permease: MVTAPTPSAFWPPFWRGFRALTPLWLGLIPFAVAYAVTARAAGLSVLDTQLMSLTVFAGASQFAAAGLFAGGASALGIVATTFLLNARHVLYGLSLARQVPLSGSQRLVAAQFLTDEAYGVAVVHGPREPGGLSFAFLLGAELSLYLVWNAATLAGALAGEVLPDPEALGVGVIFPLAFLGLLVPLLVDRRAVLVALASGLGAWGLARVLPGGLVVLASGVGGALLGAWLVTRNRGESKTNPNGMRSDDRSSGDGRASGAVPEVRESDESGSTGRGQA; this comes from the coding sequence ATGGTGACCGCCCCCACCCCCTCCGCCTTCTGGCCTCCCTTCTGGCGCGGGTTTCGTGCCCTGACGCCGCTGTGGCTGGGGCTGATCCCCTTTGCGGTCGCCTATGCGGTCACGGCGCGGGCGGCGGGGCTGAGCGTGCTCGACACCCAGCTCATGAGCCTGACCGTCTTCGCGGGGGCTTCGCAGTTCGCCGCAGCGGGGCTGTTCGCGGGCGGGGCCTCGGCGCTGGGCATCGTGGCGACGACCTTCTTGCTCAATGCCCGGCACGTCCTGTACGGGCTGAGCCTCGCCCGGCAGGTGCCGCTGAGCGGGTCGCAGCGTCTCGTGGCCGCGCAGTTCCTCACCGACGAGGCGTATGGGGTGGCGGTCGTGCATGGTCCGCGCGAGCCGGGTGGCCTGAGCTTCGCCTTCCTGCTGGGGGCCGAACTCAGCCTGTACCTGGTGTGGAACGCCGCAACGCTGGCGGGGGCGCTCGCGGGCGAGGTGCTGCCCGACCCGGAGGCGCTCGGCGTGGGGGTGATCTTCCCGCTCGCTTTCCTGGGGCTGCTGGTGCCGCTCCTCGTGGACCGGAGGGCCGTGCTCGTCGCCCTCGCCTCGGGGCTGGGCGCGTGGGGGCTGGCGCGGGTGCTGCCGGGCGGCCTCGTCGTGCTCGCCTCGGGGGTGGGCGGAGCGCTGCTGGGGGCGTGGCTGGTGACACGAAATCGCGGCGAGTCGAAGACAAACCCGAACGGAATGAGAAGCGACGACCGGTCTTCAGGAGATGGACGGGCCTCCGGCGCCGTTCCGGAAGTCCGGGAATCGGATGAATCCGGGAGCACCGGCCGGGGGCAGGCGTGA